One Rhodoferax sp. GW822-FHT02A01 genomic window, ACCAGGCTGGCGGCAAGGCCGTAGGCCTGACCGGGCGCGACGGTGGCATGATCCGCGCACAAAAACTCAAGATGCTGGACAACGCGGACCCCAGCATCGAGCACGACATCGGCCAGGTGGGTGACATCGTCAGCGTGGACCCCAGCGTGGTCCAGGCCCTGCAGGACGATGCCTTCATCCCGGTCATCAGCCCGATCGGTTTTGGCGAAAACAATGAAAGCTACAACATCAATGCCGATGTGGTGGCAGCCAAGCTGGCCACCGTGCTCAAGGCCGAAAAGCTGATGATGCTGACCAACATCAGCGGCGTGCTCGACAAGCAAGGCCAGCTGTTGACCAACCTCACCGCGCGGCGCATTGATGAGTTGTTTGCCGACGGCACCATCTCCGGCGGCATGCTGCCCAAGATTTCCGGTGCGCTGGATGCGGCCAAGAGCGGGGTCAACTCGGTGCACATCATTGACGGGCGAGTTCCCCACGTTCTGTTGCTGGAGATTCTGACCGAGCAGGCCTTCGGCACCATGATCCGCTCCCACTGAGCCCGCATGCGCCTGCTGCTCGTCGAAGACGATGTGCTCGTGGCCAGCGGCATCAAGCTGGGGTTGTCCAACGCCGGGTATGCGGTGGACTGGGTGGGCACCGCCGAACGCGCCATGGACGTCATGGCCCGCGACACATTCGACATTGCGGTCATCGATATCGGTTTGCCGGTGATGGATGGGTTGGAACTGACGCAGTGGCTGCGCAGCCAAGGCCACACCATGCCAGTGCTGATACTCACAGCGCGTGACGCCTTGCAGGATCGCGTGCAGGGCCTGGACCGCGGGGCGGACGACTACATGGTCAAACCGTACGAACTGCCAGAACTGCTGGCGCGCCTGCGCGCCCTGCTGCGCCGCTCCCAGGCTGCCACATCGGCAGTGCTGCGCTTCGGCACCCTGGAGCTCGATACCGGGCTGCGCCAGGCCAGCATTGTGGTGCGCGACGGCAACGGGCCTTCGAGCTCCCGGCTTGCGCTGGAACTGGGCCCCAGGGAGTGGACGGTCATGGAGTACCTGATGCTGCAGTCTCCCAAACCCGCCAACAAAGACAAGCTGCTGCAAGCGTTGACCGGTTGGGACAAGGAAATCACACCCAACGCGGTGGAGGTCTACATCTCACGGCTGCGTGCCAAGCTGGAGCCGCATGGCATCGCCCTGCGCTCCATTCGCGGCTTTGGCTACCGTCTGGAGCAGGTGGGCGCAGTTTGAGCCCCAGTCAGCACGTCAATCTGGGCCCCGGCCTGCAAAGACGGCTGCTGCTGCTGCTGCTGGCTCCTTTGTTGTTGCTGGCGGCAATCAATACTTGGTTTGACTACCAGTTGGCGGATTCGGTCGCCATTCAACAGGACCGTCAACTGCTGACACTGGTGCCGCAGTTGGCAGACTCCATCCTGATTCGCAGCACTTCGCCGCAGGATCCCCCGGCCTTGCGGCTCTCTCCGGTGCTGGCCGACTTTCTGGAAGCGCGTCCGCACAAGGCAACCTATGCCGTGCTCAACTCCGACGGCAAAGTCCTGCTGGGTGATGCCTGGTTGGGTGACTACCCGCCCAACACCCACGAGCCGGAGTTTTCCAGTCAAGAGTACGAGGGCGTGGTGTATCGCATCGTCAGCCAGCGCATTCTCAGTGCCGCAGGCGAACTGACCGTGCGTCTGGCCGATGGAACCGACGTGCGCATGCAGTGGTTCCAGCGTCTGTGGTTCAAGGTACTGCTACCTAACCTGGTGTTGGCCATTGGCGCGGTACTTGCCGTCAACTGGGCTGTGCGGCGTGCGTTGCGCCCGTTGCTGGAGCTCAAGGATGCGGTGGAGGGGCGCTCCCCGCGCGACCTCAGCCCGCTGGATGCCGCAGGATCGCCGGAAGAAGTGCGTCCACTCGTGAACTCGCTCAATCGGCTGTTTGATCTGGTCAACGCACAGGCCGAAGGGCAGCGCCGATTTGTGGCCGACGCCGCCCATCAGTTGCGCACACCTTTGGCCGGTCTGCAGGCCCAGGTGGAGGCCTGGGCGCTGGCCGGCAAGGACACCATCACCTTGTCGGCTGAGCAGATACGCAAGCTGCGGGACGCCACGCGCCGCACCTCACAGCTGGCCGCGCAATTGCTGGCGCTCTCGCGGGCTGATGCGCGCAGTGGCAGCCAGGAGCCTCGCCAACCGGTGAGCCTGAAATGGCTCTGTGAGCAGGTGTTGGAGGAATACCTGGACGCTGCCGCGGCCAAGCACATTGATCTTGGGCTGGAGGTGGTGGATATCGAGGTCAGTGGCTATTCGTGGCTGTTGCGGGAATTGCTCTCCAATCTGGTCGACAACGCCGTACGCTATACGCAGCCTGGCGGCCATATCACCTTGCGCTGTGGCGAGCGGTGGGCCTTCGGCCATGGCCACGCGCAGGCTCTTCTGGAAGTGGAAGATAACGGTCCGGGTGTGCCGCCGCAGGAACGCACCCGCATGCTCGGGCGGTTTTACCGATTGCCCGGTACGCCGGGGGATGGCAATGGATTGGGGCTGGCCATTGCAGACGAGATCGCCCGTGTCCACCACAGTCAGCTTCAGATCCAAAGTGGCCATCAGGGGGTGGGTCTGCGCTGCACGCTGCTGCTGGAGCCTGTGCGAGAATCATCCAACCCCTAGCTGCCACCCACGATGCCCGACGACCACAATACGCCACTGGAAGACGCAATGGACGACGTGCAATCGACGCTCGATGCAGCGGCCACGCCTGTGCGCAAGCGCCCCAAGCCGGGCGAGCGGCGCATCCAGATACTGCAGGCACTGGCCGCCATGCTGGAGCAACCAGCCGCCGAGCGCATCACCACGGCTTCGCTGGCGGCGCGCCTGGATGTCAGTGAAGCCGCGCTCTATCGCCACTTTGCCAGCAAGGCGCAGATGTTCGAGGGACTGATTGAGTTCATCGAGCAGTCGGTATTCACATTGGCCAACCAGATTGTGGAGCGGGAACATGGCGAGGGTGCCCGCGTGGGTGAGCGCCAGTGCGCCCGCATCATTGCCATGCTGGTGCAGTTTGCCGAAAAGAATCCCGGCATGGCCCGAGTCATGGTGGGCGATGCCTTGGTCTTTGAAAACGAGCGCCTGCAGCAGCGGATGAACCAGTTCTTCGACAAGATCGAGGCCTTGCTCAAACAATGTTTGCGCGATAGCGCGCAGGGCGTCTCCACCGCGCCCACGGTTGACGCGCAGGTGCGGGCGGCGGTTCTTGCCGCGTTTGTAGTGGGGCGTTTGCAGCGCTTTGTGCGTTCGGGTTTTAGGCGTCAGCCTTCGGAGCACCTGGAAGCCACTCTGGTCGTCATGCTCGGGTAAACCCGAGTCTCAAATAGAGACGGCTATCTAGAACTTGCCTGGCGACTGGGTGGTCGGCATAAATGCTGCAAAATAGCACGGTCGTTCTATTTTGTTGGCAAATACTGCCGACCCCCAGTCACCATGGCAACTACATCCGGTTCCGCGTCGCGCAGCGCCACCAGTCCCGCCAAATCAGGCGTTACCTCCTTGCATCCCGCTGGGCGAGGCGCTACGTCATCTGGCCGGGCTCTGCAGAAAGGGCAGCACACCAAGGCCGTCATCATCGATGCCGCCTTGGGGCTGGCCACGCAGATTGGTCTGGAGGGTCTGAGCATCGGTGCCTTGGCCGAAATCACGCAGATGAGCAAGTCAGGCGTATTTGCCCATTTCGGCTCCCGTGAAGAGCTGCAGATCTCGGTCATCCGCGAATACTTCACCCGCTTCGAGCAGGAAATCTTCTATCCCTCCCTGCAGCAGCCCCGTGGTCTGCCACGCGTGCAGGCCTTGTTCGGAAACTGGATGAAACGGGTAGCCGCCGAAATCCAGTCCGGCTGCATTTTCATCAGCGGTGCCGTGGAATTTGATGATCGGCCCGGTCCCGTGCGCGATGCGTTGGCAAGCTCGGTCCACACCTGGCTGGAGGCTCTGCATCGTGCCGTGGTGCAGGCCCAGGAGTGCGGGCATCTGAATGCCAAGGCCGATGCACAACAAATTTCCTTTGAAATCCACGGCCTGATCCTGGCTGTTCATTACGAAGCCCGTTTTCTCAAGAACCCCGGTTCCATCGACCGGGCCAAGACCGCGTTCAACAACATTCTTGCGCACCACGGCGCGCAGAGTCTTTCCTAAACCCAGACCCATCAGGAGCCCACCACCATGCCAGCCTATACCCCGCCCCTGCGCGATATGCAGTTTGTAATGCACGAGTTGCTCCATGTTATGGACGACCTGAAGCAGATTCCCAAGCATTCCGATCTGGATACCGATACCGTCAATGCCGTGCTGGAAGAAGGCGGCAAGTTCGCGTCTGAAGTGCTGTTCCCGCTCAATATCAGTGGCGACAGCGAGGGCTGTGCGCTGGACAACACCACGCACGAGGTCACCACACCCAAAGGCTTCAAGCAGGCCTATCGCCAATACATCGATGGTGGCTGGGCGGCCCTGGCATGCGACACCGACTTTGGTGGACAAGGCCTGCCACTGGTGCTCAACCAGATGTTCTATGAAATGCTCAACAGCGCCAACCAGTCCTGGACCATGTACCCGGGTCTGACCCATGGCGCGTACGCGGCCCTGCGCGAGCACGGCACCGACGCACAGAAGCAGACCTACCTGCACAAGATGACCAGCGGCGAGTGGACCGGCTCCATGTGCCTGACTGAACCTCATTGCGGCACCGATCTGGGCCTGATGCGCACCAAGGCCGAGGCGCAGCCCGATGGCACCTACAAGATCACCGGCACCAAGATATTCATCAGCGCCGGTGAACACGACATGGCCGAAAACATCGTGCACCTGGTGCTGGCGCGCCTGACCGATGCACCTCCCGGCATCAAGGGCGTGAGCCTGTTCATCGTGCCCAAGTACCACGTCAATGCCGACGGCAGCCTGGGTGCACGTAATGGCATCCACTGCAGCCGCCTGGAAGAAAAAATGGGCATCCACGGCAATGCCACCTGCCAGATGGTGCTCGAAGGTGCGATAGGCACGCTGGTGGGGCAGCCCAACAAGGGCATGCAGGGTATGTTCGTGATGATGAATGCCGCCCGCTTGGGCGTAGGCAACCAGTCGCTGGGCCTGACCGAAGTGGCGTACCAGAACGCCCTGGCCTATGCCAAGGACCGCATCCAGATGCGTTCACTCTCCGGCCCCAAGTCCAAGGACCAGCCCGCGGACCCCATCATCGTGCACCCGGACGTGCGCAAGATGCTGCTCACCGCCAAGGCCTATGCCGAAGGTGGCCGCGCGCTGCTGACTTTCTGCTCCATGCTGCTGGAGAAAGAGCACTACCACCCGGACGAAAAGGTGCGCAAGGACTCCGCCGAAATGCTGGCCCTGCTGACACCCATCGTCAAAGCCTTCATCACCGACAACGGCTGGATTTCCACATCCGCCTGCCTGCAGGTGTTCGGCGGCCATGGCTTCATCAAGGAATGGGGCATGGAGCAGTACGTGCGCGATGCCCGCATTAACATGATCTACGAAGGCACCAACACCATACAGTCGCTCGACTTGCTGGGCCGCAAGGTGCTGTCCAACAACGGCGCCACGCTCAAGAAGTTCGGCAAGCTGATCGGCAAGCTGGTGGAAGAAGAGGGCGTCAATGAAAAGATGGCCGAGTTCATCACACCCATTGCCATCCTGGGTGACCAGATGACCAAGTTCACCACCGAGATCGGTTTCAAGGGCTTCCAGAACCCGGATGAAGTGGGCGGTGCAGCAGTGGACTATCTACGTGTCGCTGGTCACATGGTGTTCGGCTACTTCTGGGCGCGCATGGCGCAGGTGGCCCTGCGGGAAATTGCCGCGGGCAACACCGACAGTTTCTACGTCGCCAAGCTGCAGACCGCGCGCTTCTACTTTGCCAAGCTGTTCCCCGAGACCGCCACGGCCATGCGCACTGCACGCTCCGGCGTCAAGGTGCTGCTGGACACCGACGCCGCATTGGCCTGAGCGTTTCAAACTGCCACATAACAAAGAGGAGAACCGCATGATCCGTACAGCAGTAGCTTGGGTATTGGCCTTTTCATCCGCATGCGCCATGGCGCAGATGACGCCGGTCGGCTTATGGAAAACCATTGACGACGATGGCAAGACCGAGAAGTCCCTGGTGCGCATCAGCGAGGCAGGCGGCGTACTCACGGGCAGCATCGAAAAGATCTTTGATCCGGCCAAGCAGGACCACAAGTGCGACAAGTGCACCGACGACCGCAAGGACAAACCCCTGCTGGGGCTGAACATCATCCGCAACGTGCGCCAGGATGCGGATGACAAGACCATCTGGACCGGCGGCGAGATTCTGGACCCCGCCAATGGCAAAACCTACAAGACGCGCCTCAAGCCCGTGGACGGCGGCAAGACCATGGAAATGCGCGGCTACATCGGCTTCCTCTACCGCACCCAGGTGTGGCAGCGCGTCGAATAATCCTGCGGCCCTTCGGGCACAGGGGGAAAACAATTGAAGGAGTAATGTGTGAGTCGCTTTAACGTCCGCAAAGTCGCCGTCCTCGGCGCCGGTGTCATGGGGGCGCAGATTGCTGCGCACCTGGTCAACGTGAAGGTGCCGGTGGTGCTGTTTGATCTGCCCGCCAAAGAGGGGCCCAAGAACGGCATCGTCACGCGTGCCGTGGAAGCCCTCAAGAAGCAAAAGCCCGCGCCCCTTGGTGTAGCGGAAGATGCGGTGCTGATTCAGCAGGCCAACTACGAGGAGCACATGGACGTGCTCCAGGAATGCGACCTCATCATCGAGGCCATTGCCGAGCGCATGGATTGGAAGCTGGACCTGTACCAGAAGATTGCGCCGCACATTGCGCCACATGCCATCGTGGCATCCAATACCTCGGGGCTGTCCATCACCAAGCTGAGCGAGGCGCTGCCCGAGGCCATCAAGCCGCGCTTCTGCGGCATCCACTTCTTCAATCCGCCGCGCTACATGCTGCTGGTGGAGCTGATCAACACGCCCACTACCAGCGCGCAGGCGCTGGACGATCTGGAAGCCTTTGTCACCAGCAACCTGGGCAAGGGTGTGGTGCGTGCCAAGGACTCCCCCAACTTCATCGCCAACCGTGTCGGCATCGCCGGCATGCTCTCCACCATGAAGGAGGTGCAGAACTTTGGTTTGACCTACGACGTGGTGGACGACCTCACCGGCAAGAAGCTCGGCCGTGCCAGTTCCGGCACCTTCCGTACCGCCGATGTAGTGGGCCTGGACACCATGGCCCATGTGATCAAGACACTGCAGGACACGCTCAGCCTGGAGACCGACCCGTTCTACGAGAGCTTTGCTACGCCCGAAGTGCTCAAGGCCCTTCTCGAACTCGGCAACCTGGGCCAGAAAACCAAGGCCGGCTTCTTCAAGAAGGTAGGGCGCGACATCCTGCGCTTTGACCTGGCGTCCAAGGACTACGTTCCCGCCGGGGAGAAGGGCGACGAAGTCTACGCACGCATGCTCAAGAAGCCCGCTGCTGAACGCCTCAAGCTCCTGCGCAATGCCGAAGGCGCGCAAGGTCGTTTCCTGTGGGCTATCTTGCGCAACAGCTTCCATTACGCTGCGGTGCACCTGGGCGCCATTGCCGACAACGCGCGCGATGTGGACCTCTGCATGCGCTGGGGCTTTGGCATGAAACAGGGCCCGTTCGAGCTGTGGCAAGAAGCCGGCTGGCTCGAAGTGGCCCGCATGGTCCAGGAGGACATTGATGCGGGCAAGGCGCTGTGCAAGGCACCGTTGCCGGATTGGGTCTTCAAGGGTCCGGTGGCCGAGGCGGGCGGTGTGCACACCCCCCAGGGCTCCTGGAATCCGACCACTGGGCAGTTTGTGCCGGTTCGCCAATTGCCGGTGTACACGCGTCAGCACTTCCCCGAAAGCGTGTTGGGTGCCCAAGCTGCTGACGCCAAGACCGCAGGCACCACCGTGTATGAAGACGAACACCTGCGCCTCTGGACGCTGGGTGCTGCCGGCAGTGCCGATGCCGATGTGCTGATTGCCAGCATCAAGACCAAGATGCATGCCATCGGCCCCGGTGTGGTGGAAGGCCTGCTGCAGGCGCAGGAGCTGGCCGAGAAGGAATACCAGGGCCTGGTGATCTGGTCACCCGACGACATGTTCTCAGCCGGTGCCGACCTGCAGGCCATGCTGCCCGCCTTCATGATGGGCGGTGCGCGCGCCATCCAGGGAGCCGAAGCCGAGATGCAGCAGATGATGCTCAAGCTGCGCTACTCCAACGTTCCCGTGGTGTCCGCCGTGCGCGGATTGGCCTTGGGCGGCGGATGTGAGCTGGCGGTGTACTCCAGCAAACGCGTGGCGGCCATGGAAAGCTACATCGGCCTGGTGGAAGTCGGCGTGGGCCTGGTACCCGGTGCCGGTGGCCTCACCTATATCGCGCGCCGCGCTGCGGAAAATGCCGCAGCATCCACCGGCAAAGACTTGCTGCCCTTCCTCACCGAAGGCTTTACTTCTGCTGCAATGGCCAAGGTCGGTACCAGTGCCCTGGAGTCACGCAAGCTGGGCTATCTGCTGGACAGCGACGTGGTCGTTCCGCACAAGGACGAGCTGCTGTTCGTGGCCATCAACGAGGCGCGTGCCATGGCTGCATCGGGCTACCGTGCACCTCACAAACGCCAGTTCCCGGTGGCGGGCCGCAGCGGTGTGGCCACCATCAAGGGCTCCCTGGTGAACATGCGTGATGGTGGCTTCATCAGCGCACACGACTTCCACATTGCTTCGTTGATTGCCGAAGTGGTCTGTGGCGGCGATGTGGACGCTGGCACCCTGGTGACCGAGGAATACCTGATGACGCTGGAGCGCAATGCCTTTGGTTCTCTGCTCAACAACCCGAAGACGCAAGAGCGGATCATGGGAATGATGTCCACTGGCAAGCCCGTAAGGAATTGAGATGAAACAAGTACAAGACGCCTATATCGTTGCCGCCACGCGCACGCCCATTGGCCGCTCGCACCGCGGCTTCTTCCGCAATACCCGCCCGGACGATCTGCTGGTCAAGGCACTGCAGGCCGTGCTGGCTCAGGCCCCATCGCTGGACCCGCACGCCATCGAGGACCTGATCTGCGGCTGCGCCATTCCAGAGGGGCAGCAGGGCCTCAACGTGGCCCGCATCGGCGCGGTGCTGGCTGGTCTGCCCACCAGCGTGGGCGGGATCACCGTCAACCGCTTCTGTGCCTCCGGGCTGTCCGCCATCCAGATGGCGGCAGACCGCATCCGCGTGGGTGAGGCTGACGTGATGATGGCCGCTGGCGTGGAAAGCATGAGCATGGTGCCCATGACCGGCAATGCGCCTTCGTTTTCACCCGCCATGTTTGCCAATGACGAGAACATCGGCATTGCCTACGGCATGGGCCTGACCGCGGAAAAAGTGGCCAACCAGTGGAAGGTCAGTCGCGATGCGCAAGACGCCTTTGCCGTGGCCTCCCACACCAAGGCACTGGCCGCACAAGCCCGCGGCGATTTTGCAGCCGAGATCACACCGGTGGAAGTAGTGGACCGCAGTGCCAACCTGGAAACCGGTGAGGTGATTGAAAAACGCCGCACCGTGTCGCTGGATGAAGGCCCGCGTGCCGATACGTCCATGGAAGGCTTGGCTAAGCTCAAGACCGTTTTTGCCGCACGCGGCTCGGTGACTGCGGGCAACAGCTCGCAGACATCCGACGGTGCCGGCGCACTAATTCTGGCCAGCGAAAAAGCCATCCAGCAATACGGGCTGACTCCTTTGGCGCGCTTTGTGAGCTTTGCCAGCAAGGGCGTACCGCCGCACATCATGGGCATAGGCCCGATCGAGGCGATTCCCGCCGCATTGCGCTATGCAGGCTTGAAGCAGGACGACATCGACTGGTTCGAGCTCAACGAAGCCTTTGCCGCGCAATCGCTGGCCGTGATCAACACGCTGGGACTGAACGCGGACAAGGTCAACCCGCTGGGCGGCGCCATTGCCCTGGGTCACCCGCTGGGTGCCACCGGCGCCATGCGTGCGGCCACCGTCATCCATGCCCTGCACCGCAACAAGCTGCGCTACAGCATGGTCACCATGTGCGTGGGCATGGGCCAGGGCGCTGCGGGCATCTTCGAGCGCGTGTGATTCAATTCGGGTTTTATTCGGGAACACAGCAATGCAAGAAGTCCTCATCGACAACACCGACGGCGTCATGACCATCACCCTCAACCGGGTGGAAAAAAAGAACTCCTTCACCAACGCCATGTACAGCGCCTGCGCTGAGGCGCTGGATGCTGCCAAGGCCGATGCCAGTGTGCGGGTGGTGGTGTTCCAGGGGCATGCCACGGTGTTCAGCGCTGGCAATGACATCGCGGACTTTCTGAACAGCCCGTCTCCCGGCCTGAGCGCGCCGGTGCTGGGCTTCCTACGCAGTCTGGCATCCTTTCCCAAACCCCTGGTTGCCGCCGTGTGTGGCCCCGCAGTGGGCATAGGCACCACCATGCTGTTCCATTGCGATCTGGTCTATGCCGGTGATAACGCAGCCTTTGCCATGCCTTTTGTGAACTTGGGTGTCTGTCCCGAGGCGGCGTCCAGCCTGCTGGTGCCGCAGATGATGGGCTACCACCGTGCCGCTGAGGCGCTGCTGCTGGGCGAGCCCTTCATGGCCGAGGCCGCCCTGGAAGTGGGCCTTGTGAACCGCATCGTTCCGCCGACCGAGGCCAACGGTGTAGCCCAGGCGCAGGCGCGCAAGCTGGCGGCCAAACCGCTGTCTTCGCTGATGGAGACCAAGCGCCTGATGAAGAAGGGCATGCAGACGCAGGTGCTCGCCGTGATTGACGAAGAGGCCGCCATCTTCGGTCGCATGATGGGCGAGCCCGCGGCGCGCGAGGCTTTTTCCGCCTTCATGGAAAAGCGCAAGCCCGATTTTTCCAAGCTGTAAGCAACGGGTCGTTTGTGTCCGCCCTGCATGTATGCGGGTGGCGGGCAGGCCGCGCTCACTCGTGCGTTACTGACTTGCTGCGCAGGGCCTTGATGCTGGAGCGTTGACTCTTGCCCTCCAGTCGGCGCACTTTGGATGCCTTGGTCGGCTTGGTGGCGCGACGCACACGTGGCGGCTTGGCCACGCTGTTGACCAGTTCATGCAGGCGCGCAAACGCGTCCAGCCGGTTCATGTCCTGGGTGCGGAATTGCTGGGCCTTGATGATGAGCACGCCATCCTGGGTGATGCGGCTGTCGCGCAACGCCAGCAGCCGCTGCTTGACGTCCTCCGGTAGCGAAGATGCCACGATGTCAAAGCGCAAATGAATCGCGCTGGACACCTTGTTGACGTTCTGTCCACCGGCGCCCTGCGCGCGGATGGCGGTCACTGTCACTTCGGTTTCATCAATGGTAAGAGGCGCTGTCATACTCTGCGTATTAGACTGCAAGAGCCCTGAGCCGGGGACGCAGTATTTTCAACCACCACCACGAGGGCAAACGCCATGGCAAAGGGTCAACAGAAATCCAACAAGGAATCCAAAAAGCCGAAAAAGGACAGCTCGCCCCCGAAGCCCGCTTCGGCCCTGAGTGAGCCGGTGCGCCCCACGGTCACTACCTATGTGGCACCACGCGGCAAGATGAAGGACAAGTGAACCCAACGGACATGGTCAAGGCTGAACATTCCATTGTTTTTGAACCCGAGTTCATCCAGGCGGTAACCCATATCTTTGAGGAATCCATCGTCTTCAACAAGACCTTGGGACTGAAGATATCCTCCGTCACCCCGGAGTGCGTCACCGGGACCATAGAAATGCGCCACGAATTGGTGGGCCACCCGAGTTACAACCGGCTGCACGGCGGCGTGATCAGTGCTGGCCTGGATGCCATGGGCGGTGTGGCGGTTCTGGCGGCCATTGGTGCGCGGCATATGGATGAACCGGTGGCCGCACGCCTGAGCCGGTTTGCCAAGCTGGGGACCATCGATCTGCGTGTCGACTACCTGCG contains:
- a CDS encoding enoyl-CoA hydratase, which codes for MQEVLIDNTDGVMTITLNRVEKKNSFTNAMYSACAEALDAAKADASVRVVVFQGHATVFSAGNDIADFLNSPSPGLSAPVLGFLRSLASFPKPLVAAVCGPAVGIGTTMLFHCDLVYAGDNAAFAMPFVNLGVCPEAASSLLVPQMMGYHRAAEALLLGEPFMAEAALEVGLVNRIVPPTEANGVAQAQARKLAAKPLSSLMETKRLMKKGMQTQVLAVIDEEAAIFGRMMGEPAAREAFSAFMEKRKPDFSKL
- the arfB gene encoding alternative ribosome rescue aminoacyl-tRNA hydrolase ArfB gives rise to the protein MTAPLTIDETEVTVTAIRAQGAGGQNVNKVSSAIHLRFDIVASSLPEDVKQRLLALRDSRITQDGVLIIKAQQFRTQDMNRLDAFARLHELVNSVAKPPRVRRATKPTKASKVRRLEGKSQRSSIKALRSKSVTHE
- a CDS encoding thioesterase family protein gives rise to the protein MVKAEHSIVFEPEFIQAVTHIFEESIVFNKTLGLKISSVTPECVTGTIEMRHELVGHPSYNRLHGGVISAGLDAMGGVAVLAAIGARHMDEPVAARLSRFAKLGTIDLRVDYLRPAIGERFSLRAEVLRLGSRVASTRMEFLGADGKLLSTGAGAYIIS